One window of the Candidatus Dependentiae bacterium genome contains the following:
- a CDS encoding nucleoside transporter C-terminal domain-containing protein: MLLLDYLIEYNRWMNLIGIAVILSLLWGASAKRSEINYKLVFNGLLMQFLIGFFVLKTTIGQKIVGTIADLVSALYICAGQGSAFIFGSLVNPDSPWGFIFGFQVLPIIIFFGAFMAFLFHIGLVQKAVSVISYVIRPLLGTSGAETICAIANSFLGQTEAPLLIRHYLPTMTKSEILVVMISGMATISGAILVVFASMGVPTMHLLSASVMAIPTSIVVAKILYPETEKPKTMAGVSAEFEDTATNVLDAIAAGTLDGLQLALNVAAMLISFLALLALINYTLGFTTHGINTLFMYLGVAWQIPVITIELIFAYLFAPFGYLLGFTGHEALLAGELIGTKVAVNEVVAYSQMVTMPLSERTVDILTYALCGFSNFSCIGIQIGGIGALVPQKRSILTEFGFRTVFGAALANILSAMVAGLLL; encoded by the coding sequence ATGCTATTACTTGATTACTTGATTGAATATAATCGATGGATGAATCTTATTGGTATTGCGGTCATATTATCTTTATTGTGGGGTGCATCCGCAAAGCGTTCTGAAATTAATTACAAATTAGTATTCAATGGTTTGTTAATGCAATTTTTGATTGGTTTTTTTGTGCTCAAGACGACCATAGGTCAAAAAATTGTTGGTACCATAGCTGACTTGGTAAGTGCTCTCTATATATGTGCAGGACAAGGATCGGCGTTTATTTTTGGAAGCTTAGTAAATCCAGATTCACCGTGGGGCTTTATTTTTGGATTTCAAGTACTGCCTATTATTATTTTTTTTGGTGCATTTATGGCATTCTTATTTCACATTGGTTTGGTACAAAAAGCTGTAAGTGTTATTAGTTATGTGATTCGCCCACTACTTGGTACTTCAGGTGCGGAGACAATATGTGCTATTGCTAATAGCTTTTTAGGGCAAACGGAGGCTCCCTTATTAATTCGTCATTATTTACCTACTATGACCAAGTCAGAAATTCTAGTGGTTATGATTAGTGGTATGGCGACCATTAGTGGTGCAATTTTAGTAGTGTTTGCTTCTATGGGCGTGCCTACCATGCATTTATTATCTGCAAGCGTTATGGCAATCCCTACTTCTATTGTAGTTGCTAAAATTTTGTATCCAGAAACAGAGAAACCAAAAACTATGGCGGGTGTATCAGCTGAATTTGAGGATACTGCAACAAATGTACTTGATGCTATTGCTGCTGGTACTTTAGATGGTTTGCAACTGGCGCTCAACGTTGCAGCAATGTTAATTTCATTTTTAGCATTACTTGCATTGATTAATTATACGCTAGGTTTTACCACACATGGTATTAATACATTATTTATGTATCTTGGTGTGGCATGGCAGATACCTGTTATTACTATTGAACTCATTTTTGCATATCTTTTTGCACCATTTGGCTATTTGCTTGGGTTTACGGGACATGAGGCCTTACTTGCTGGTGAATTAATTGGTACTAAGGTTGCGGTAAATGAGGTAGTTGCTTATAGTCAGATGGTTACTATGCCACTATCTGAACGTACGGTTGATATTTTAACATATGCGTTATGTGGATTTTCTAATTTTTCATGTATAGGAATTCAGATCGGTGGTATTGGTGCGCTTGTACCACAAAAACGTAGTATATTAACTGAATTTGGATTTCGCACGGTATTTGGTGCGGCACTTGCAAATATTTTGTCCGCGATGGTTGCGGGGTTGCTGCTATAA
- a CDS encoding CTP synthase: MNKSTQTKFIVVTGGVISGVGKGVTTASLGKILKEHGYKTTLIKVDPYINYDAGTLRPTEHGEVWVTADGGEIDQDLGTYERFINEDISRKNNITTGQIYQAVLDRERKGEYLGQTVQFIPHIIDEVIYRIKQAAQGHEIAIIEIGGTVGDYENVPFLFALKTLQRELGQDSMAHILVTYLPVPHHIGEMKTKPTQQAIRLLGQEGILPDFIICRSEYPIDDVRRKKIEIFSHVASENIIAACDIETVYQQPLDLEEQQLGEKVLKTLGLTSKNKPNWSSWKERVTCLRTPKRRVAVAVVGKYLDVGAYSLTDSYISICHALMHAGAELNATVDITWIDAKRYEQEPHTIEQLSHFDGVIIPGGFGNTGVEGKISAIKYVRENNIPYVGLCYGLQLAVIEFARNVCGLHGAHTTEVNKSTPYPVIDLLPMQQQYLNDHYYGGTMRLGEYEALVKSGTRIFELYEKAGRLEHNNNGFFVRERHRHRYEVNPTYVSELEEKGMLFSGYYRREDSTVLMEFIELPGHPFFIATQAHPEFTSRFTNPNPIFKEFVVACQQHAIMRSKQDMQIHTEQLPSSNYTELQI; this comes from the coding sequence ATGAATAAAAGTACGCAAACCAAATTTATTGTGGTTACCGGTGGTGTTATTTCTGGTGTAGGCAAGGGAGTTACCACAGCTTCTCTAGGTAAAATTTTAAAAGAGCATGGCTATAAAACTACCTTGATCAAAGTAGATCCTTACATTAATTATGATGCAGGTACGCTCAGGCCTACCGAACATGGTGAAGTCTGGGTAACGGCAGATGGTGGAGAAATCGACCAAGATTTGGGAACGTATGAACGATTTATTAATGAAGATATTTCACGTAAAAATAACATTACTACCGGCCAAATATACCAAGCAGTTCTCGATCGTGAACGCAAGGGCGAATATCTTGGTCAAACGGTTCAATTTATTCCTCATATTATTGATGAAGTAATTTATCGTATCAAACAAGCAGCGCAAGGGCATGAGATTGCGATTATAGAAATCGGGGGTACGGTAGGTGATTATGAAAATGTACCATTTTTGTTTGCACTCAAAACACTACAACGTGAGTTGGGACAAGATAGTATGGCGCATATTTTGGTTACGTATTTGCCGGTACCACACCATATTGGTGAAATGAAGACAAAGCCGACACAGCAAGCTATACGATTGCTTGGTCAGGAAGGAATATTGCCCGATTTTATTATTTGTCGTTCGGAATATCCGATTGATGATGTGCGTAGAAAAAAAATTGAAATATTCTCTCATGTCGCTTCAGAAAATATTATTGCCGCATGTGATATTGAAACAGTGTATCAACAGCCGCTGGACTTAGAAGAGCAGCAACTTGGTGAAAAAGTTCTGAAAACATTGGGATTAACAAGTAAAAATAAACCTAATTGGTCTAGTTGGAAAGAGCGTGTTACATGTCTGCGTACGCCCAAACGACGAGTTGCCGTAGCGGTAGTTGGTAAATACTTGGATGTTGGTGCGTATAGTTTGACAGATAGTTATATAAGTATTTGTCATGCATTAATGCATGCAGGCGCAGAACTTAATGCTACTGTTGATATCACATGGATTGATGCAAAGCGTTATGAGCAGGAACCACATACGATAGAACAATTATCACATTTTGATGGTGTCATAATACCCGGTGGTTTTGGTAATACGGGTGTTGAAGGAAAGATTTCAGCAATTAAATATGTGCGTGAGAACAATATACCGTATGTGGGATTGTGTTACGGATTACAACTTGCTGTCATTGAATTTGCGCGTAACGTATGTGGATTACATGGTGCACATACCACTGAAGTAAATAAATCAACTCCGTATCCGGTGATAGATTTGCTGCCTATGCAACAACAATACCTCAATGATCATTATTATGGAGGTACTATGCGTTTAGGGGAATATGAAGCCCTAGTCAAAAGTGGTACGCGTATTTTTGAATTATATGAGAAAGCTGGTCGGCTTGAGCACAATAACAATGGTTTTTTTGTACGTGAGCGTCATCGGCATCGCTACGAAGTAAATCCAACATATGTTTCTGAGCTTGAAGAAAAAGGTATGTTATTTTCTGGTTATTATCGACGAGAAGATAGTACGGTGTTAATGGAATTCATAGAGTTACCAGGACATCCGTTTTTTATTGCTACCCAAGCTCATCCAGAATTTACGAGTCGATTTACGAATCCAAACCCGATATTTAAAGAATTTGTGGTTGCATGCCAGCAGCACGCTATAATGCGTTCCAAACAAGATATGCAAATACATACGGAACAATTACCAAGTTCTAACTATACGGAATTGCAAATATAA
- a CDS encoding branched-chain amino acid transport system II carrier protein, translated as MKTIRIEHIVATGLAIFSMLFGAGNLIYPLQVGVESGNLTAFGIFGFLITAVCLPVIGLIAMLLFDGDYQSFYLRLGKPIGHVLLFASIMIIGPILAIPRITTLSHTMIAPFLPTFLQTITPLTSFIFALLFLGTTFLATYRENQIVNILGKYISPLLLLSLIIIIVSGFFTAENIVPTTNTAWQIFKTNAVRGYETLDLLGAIFFAAIVLTILKQTIGTGHSVGTLVRVGLQSGIIGVSLLGLVYIGMSMLGAYHGHGLLHINAGELFREISFGILGNYGALLIGTAVLMACLSTSIALSAVAAEYTHQVIFKNSIDYVHALMIVLLACIPLSTIGLGQVLKLTAGPIVYIGYPIIIALTFCNIAYKMWNFKSVKLPVFLAFIVALISYVWF; from the coding sequence ATGAAAACTATACGTATAGAACACATTGTTGCTACTGGCTTGGCTATATTTTCAATGCTATTTGGTGCAGGAAACTTAATATATCCACTACAAGTTGGTGTTGAATCAGGAAATTTAACCGCTTTTGGGATATTTGGCTTCCTGATTACGGCAGTATGCTTACCGGTAATTGGGCTCATTGCTATGTTACTTTTTGATGGTGACTATCAGTCATTTTACTTGCGATTGGGCAAACCTATTGGCCACGTACTCTTATTTGCATCAATAATGATTATTGGACCAATATTGGCAATTCCACGTATTACAACTCTATCTCACACTATGATTGCACCTTTTTTGCCGACATTTTTACAAACCATAACACCGCTTACATCTTTCATTTTTGCCTTATTATTTTTAGGTACTACATTCTTAGCAACATACAGAGAAAATCAGATTGTAAACATATTGGGTAAGTACATTAGCCCGCTTCTTTTGCTCTCACTCATTATAATTATTGTTTCCGGTTTCTTTACCGCAGAAAATATTGTCCCGACTACTAACACTGCATGGCAAATTTTCAAAACAAATGCAGTACGCGGATATGAAACATTAGACTTGTTGGGTGCTATATTTTTTGCTGCTATCGTATTAACTATTTTGAAGCAAACTATTGGTACCGGGCATAGTGTAGGTACTTTAGTGCGAGTCGGCCTGCAATCTGGTATCATTGGTGTATCATTATTAGGCCTTGTTTACATTGGCATGAGCATGCTCGGGGCATATCATGGCCATGGCTTATTGCATATCAATGCCGGTGAACTATTCCGTGAGATTTCTTTTGGCATACTTGGCAATTATGGGGCATTACTTATAGGTACTGCAGTACTTATGGCATGTCTTTCTACATCAATAGCATTGAGTGCCGTAGCCGCTGAATATACACACCAGGTAATTTTCAAAAACTCAATAGATTATGTTCATGCATTAATGATCGTACTGCTTGCATGTATACCACTTTCTACCATTGGCCTTGGCCAGGTACTCAAACTGACTGCTGGACCAATTGTATACATTGGCTACCCAATTATTATTGCCCTTACCTTCTGCAATATTGCCTATAAAATGTGGAACTTTAAGTCAGTTAAGCTACCTGTATTTCTAGCATTTATTGTTGCATTGATCAGTTACGTCTGGTTCTAA
- a CDS encoding YbhB/YbcL family Raf kinase inhibitor-like protein: MINLTSSAFKDGGLIPAQYTCDGANECIPLRWHGIPDATKSIAIICDDPDAPAGTWVHWVAFNIIPSTTSLESDMDVEAAGGVVGTNSWGKQAWGGPCPPSGEHRYFFKIYALDKVLSLRASSDKKEVEDAMQGHIIAEGRLMGRYARHSQ, encoded by the coding sequence ATGATAAATTTGACCAGTTCTGCATTTAAAGATGGCGGACTAATTCCAGCGCAATATACTTGTGACGGTGCTAATGAATGTATTCCATTACGTTGGCATGGTATTCCTGATGCTACAAAAAGCATTGCTATCATATGTGATGATCCAGATGCTCCAGCAGGTACCTGGGTTCATTGGGTGGCATTTAACATAATACCTAGTACGACATCGTTAGAATCGGATATGGATGTTGAGGCGGCAGGTGGGGTGGTTGGTACCAATAGTTGGGGAAAACAAGCATGGGGCGGGCCATGCCCGCCCAGTGGTGAACATCGTTATTTCTTCAAAATATACGCATTGGATAAAGTATTATCTTTGAGGGCTTCTTCTGACAAAAAAGAGGTAGAAGATGCTATGCAAGGTCATATTATAGCAGAAGGACGTTTGATGGGACGTTATGCAAGACATTCTCAATAA